AATACCAATGTAGTCGTTTATAGTAATATACAGGACCATAGCAGTGTGCTTGCCTGCGTTAAGGCTGGTGCAATGGGGTACCTGACCAAAGACACCTGTGTGGATGATGTTATTTCAACCATAGTTACCACCTATCGTGGAGGGTCTGTTTTTAGTCCTTCAATTTCCAGAAATGTAATTCAGCAGGTACAGCATACAGTAGATTATCAATCTAAGCTGAGCTATAGAGAACGTCAGATAGTTGAAGGCCTGCAGCATGGACTTAGCTATAAATTAATAGGCTATAAGTATGGAATCTCCCTGGATACTGTTCGTCAGTATATCAAAAGAACCTATAAAAAGCTAAATATTAATAGTAAAGGCGAATTGCTTGCTCAATTCAAATAGGTTCAATAGGCGGTACTCCTTGTTTTGCAAGGCAGCTATGCTTTTATCATTCTGCTATGATGCATAAAATCGGCTATTTGAAGATATTTTGTCTGATTATGTGCTGTCTGACCGGGCTCAGTGTATCCGCTCAGGTAAAATATAATTTTACACGTGATACCCTGGAAATTAAAGGCGGCGAGACCTTTTCCAACTTGTTGAAGATTACAAATTTTGAAAAAGAAACAATAATTCTCAGACAGGATAGAAAAGAAAAATCATTGTATAAAGGCTTAATCTCATTACCCGACAGTCTGGTCCTTAAAGCAGGTGAAAGCCGGGTCTTTCCATTAAAATATATCGCTGACAGACAAACTATCAACAGTAACAGCCAGCTTTTTGCACTTCATCTGATTGCTCAGAAAGAAGGTATTGCAGTACAGAAATCTGCCGGATTTTTGACGCAACTTAGCGATGTTGGTGGTTTAACTATTGGTACAGAAGAAAATGAAGTCTATTTAAGCCAGCTGACTAACCAGGCACAAGTTGTAGTTCGCTGTGCAAATAACGGTTTTGTCCCCATCACCTTTAGATTATTGCTATCCGGTATCCCGGATGGACTGGAATTTACCGGGCAGACTATGAATCTCACCCTACAGCCCGGAACACAGCAGTTATTACCTTTCCTGGCCAGGAATAAGATTAATAACCGTATACCAGCAGATTTTACAGTTACCATACAAGCCGTAGATGCCAGCAATAACCAGCTTGCGGTAAAAATAATCCGTATCGTGAATGTAACCAATGCCAGAAGGTTAAGTATGGGCGGAGATCAGTATAGCGGTACACTGGCTAATACTATTGCCTTTCGCTACGCAAGTATGAGCAGTAATTCATCTTTCTATCAGCTACAGGCTAATGGCAAAGTTAAAACCGGAGATAACGGATCACTGGAGTACAGATTAAATGCAGATCAGTATCATCAGCCCGGGGTTGACGGTATGAACATCTATAATACTTATCTGGATTACCAGACAAAGGACTGGGGTCTTAAAATGGGAAATATATATGAGAACATTGATTTTAATTTAGGCGGAAGAGGAGTTAAGGCGAGTTTGAAATTTACCCCCGATGAAGTTTTATCCGTATATGGTGTTCAGAATAACTTCCTTTTATATGATCAGATTAATACAACTATTCCCGGAGCAAAAATCCTGGCAGTCGATTATAATCTGGTTACCCGGGAAGGTAAGGGCGACAGGCGACTTACTTATGTCCATAGTCATGATTCATTTACAGGACTTGATGCAGATCAGCTGAGTCTTAAAGCAGGGGTTAAGTTAAAAAAAGGGCAGTCTCTTTCTTTCGAAGCTGGCTATTCGCTGGAAGAACAGAATGCGATGCGTTTTAGCCCCAGACAGGGTATTTCTGCGGGAATAAACTATGGGGTGGATCATATAGATTATCAGTTTTCGGGAAGCGGATATTACAGTAGTCCTTATTATACAGGATTGAGACGGGGCCTGCTGCTGGGAGATCTTCGCTTAACCCGGAAATTTGAAGATAATAAATCCCTGACCGGGCATGTAAGCATGCAGGTCAATAACCCCAGGTATCAGTATAATCTGAATCAGATATTTAATACCGGAATTAATAAAAATGCGGTGTATATCTATGAACTGGGATATAATACCAGGGCCGGGAATCTTTTCATTGGTTTCGGGCCATATTTTATGAATCAGCAGGTGATAACTTCCGCAATAACTGACATATCAGGTGCTAATGCAGACTGGAAATCATCATCTATGCGCTTTGCAGCGAATATGGCTTACAGCGGGCGGATACACAGCTTCTCGTTGACAGCAGACTATGGATATACCTACGTTAATACCTCAGAAAGACCTCTGGCTCCTTTTCACTCTGTAAAGATCAATACCAGTTATAATATGCCATTCCTTGGTTTCAGCAGTTATATACAGTTAAATCCATTTTATATTTCGGATGTTTTGTCAGCGACAGCAAATAACCAGTACAGATTATATTCATTCGGGCCAAATGTGCACTTTGATCTTTTACAAAACAGTCTTAATCTTCGCTTTGGGGGGATGTATAATTACTATGGTTTTACCCACAGTAATAACTACTCCGTTAACGGTAATCTGAGATATATGATGAAGGGGAACTGGGCGCTTACCGGGGAGTTTTTATACACAATAACCAAACAGAAATCACTGATCCCCATTGCTCAGAATACCCCTGTCAATGTGGAAAATCCTTATTTTGAAAACAGACAATTGCGGGTAGGAATAGAAAAACAGTTCGGAGCACAAGGAAGGTCCGGTTCAAAAAAACTGGTACTGACTTATTATGAAGATCATAACAGCAACGGAATGCGGGATGCGGGCGAAGACCCGGTAGCAGGAGTCCTGGTGAAGATAAACGGAGAAGCTGCGCTGACCAACAGCAAGGGGGTGGTTGAATTCAGAGATATGAAGAAGGAGGCCTATACCGCCACAGTAACCAATACAAGAGGCTGGAGCTTACAGGAACCAACGGTAGTCTTTCTGGATAAAAGTAAAAAGATAGAAGTGCCGCTGGTAAAAACACAGGCACTGAATGGATGTTTGAAATTAAAAGCTGCGAAATATATAGACGGAGCACCAGTTCTGGCAGGAATAAAAATTAATGCAATAGACCCCAATGGTCATGTCCACCAGACCTTAACAGATGATCAGGGGAATTTCTGCTTTTATCTGCCAAGAAATAATTATACAGTATATATTGAAACTGCCGGTATGCCTTTTTCTATTGAGAATGAGAAAGAAGAAGTTTCACTTCAGGGAGCTCCTGTGGGGATGTTAACCTTCCTTTATCATGATGAACGCCGGAAAGTTAGTATAAGCAGATTC
This portion of the Pedobacter lusitanus genome encodes:
- a CDS encoding MSCRAMM family protein, with product MMHKIGYLKIFCLIMCCLTGLSVSAQVKYNFTRDTLEIKGGETFSNLLKITNFEKETIILRQDRKEKSLYKGLISLPDSLVLKAGESRVFPLKYIADRQTINSNSQLFALHLIAQKEGIAVQKSAGFLTQLSDVGGLTIGTEENEVYLSQLTNQAQVVVRCANNGFVPITFRLLLSGIPDGLEFTGQTMNLTLQPGTQQLLPFLARNKINNRIPADFTVTIQAVDASNNQLAVKIIRIVNVTNARRLSMGGDQYSGTLANTIAFRYASMSSNSSFYQLQANGKVKTGDNGSLEYRLNADQYHQPGVDGMNIYNTYLDYQTKDWGLKMGNIYENIDFNLGGRGVKASLKFTPDEVLSVYGVQNNFLLYDQINTTIPGAKILAVDYNLVTREGKGDRRLTYVHSHDSFTGLDADQLSLKAGVKLKKGQSLSFEAGYSLEEQNAMRFSPRQGISAGINYGVDHIDYQFSGSGYYSSPYYTGLRRGLLLGDLRLTRKFEDNKSLTGHVSMQVNNPRYQYNLNQIFNTGINKNAVYIYELGYNTRAGNLFIGFGPYFMNQQVITSAITDISGANADWKSSSMRFAANMAYSGRIHSFSLTADYGYTYVNTSERPLAPFHSVKINTSYNMPFLGFSSYIQLNPFYISDVLSATANNQYRLYSFGPNVHFDLLQNSLNLRFGGMYNYYGFTHSNNYSVNGNLRYMMKGNWALTGEFLYTITKQKSLIPIAQNTPVNVENPYFENRQLRVGIEKQFGAQGRSGSKKLVLTYYEDHNSNGMRDAGEDPVAGVLVKINGEAALTNSKGVVEFRDMKKEAYTATVTNTRGWSLQEPTVVFLDKSKKIEVPLVKTQALNGCLKLKAAKYIDGAPVLAGIKINAIDPNGHVHQTLTDDQGNFCFYLPRNNYTVYIETAGMPFSIENEKEEVSLQGAPVGMLTFLYHDERRKVSISRF
- a CDS encoding LuxR C-terminal-related transcriptional regulator; the protein is MIKVGIIDTNQQSRNMMRVMLDHQHQHNLKVTLDIGSMGECKKVQPSQEPNVTLLDIEVNGIDIIPDIYRKFPNTNVVVYSNIQDHSSVLACVKAGAMGYLTKDTCVDDVISTIVTTYRGGSVFSPSISRNVIQQVQHTVDYQSKLSYRERQIVEGLQHGLSYKLIGYKYGISLDTVRQYIKRTYKKLNINSKGELLAQFK